Below is a window of Ornithodoros turicata isolate Travis chromosome 7, ASM3712646v1, whole genome shotgun sequence DNA.
TTTCTTTTGATCTTACTTTTACCTGACGATTATAGCGAAGATTTTGCGTACTATTCAGACACTGAGACACGTAAaagaaatataaaataaaaacatttATGGTCCTCCTGGTCCTCAGATCAGTATCAAATGGGCAGCCAAGAGCTTCTTTGTAGCGCGCTGAACAAGACAGTACAAGATCCGAAGACTTGCTTATGCTCATTCTTACTTCTTTATACAGACACGATCAAGGTGAACACCATCGATATTCCTGGTCGTGCGTGCATCGTGAGTACAAACGAATGGGGAGCCCTTCATGCCCTGGAGACACTTAGCCAGATGGTCACTCCATATGGTCCCAATTTGGTAAGCAGCCCGACACAGCTAAGGAAGGAAGGAATATCGACACCCGTTCACTAATACTCAGTGTGCATGAAGATGTTAGTGCTGAAACCATTCGTATAATTCAGTTCTACGTGAACAGCACCATGATAATGGACTACCCAAGGTTCCCGTACCGCGGATTCCTGCTGGATACATCCAGACACTTCCTACCTTTGGATTATATCGAAAAGACACTGGTACGAGCCCCTGCTACGGCGTCATGCTAATCGCTTCACAAGCACACATTCGTCAACATTTCAGGACTTGATGGCCATGAACAAGATGAACGTCTTCCACTGGCACATAGTCGATGATCCATCCTTCCCTTACGAGAGTGTTCGTTTTCCAGAACTTTCGAAAAAGGTAAGTCTGGGTAAGTGAGATGTCAAAGTAACGCAACGGTGTAAACTAGCACTAAGGTGCAAACATTTCTTTCGTTACTTTGACAACAATACGAAAGAAACGCAATTTACGGTTTCCAtctcctctccttctcaagaggtGCAACACGacggttgtggtggtggtggtggtggtggtggtgctaatgaaagagctcgccgttgtcggcctcacagaggtgggcaacatcacgactaactCTCGTGGaatgtgcttcctgggccgacttctaagggaactgtgcgtGAGGAAAATTCAGGAAAAACTTCACCACCGGCACCGGCATTCGAATCCGGTTGAGGATAGCGACGAGGATAGTGAGGAACACGACGGTGAACTATGATAGCGTGCCCAATCACCGGGGTTAAATCATTTGCGAAGACCAATGGGAGGCCCCCTATTCGTACCGCTCCTCTTGAGAATAGAGAACAGAGAAAGCGCAAGCTGCGGTTTCCTTCGTGCTTAAATCCAGTTCTTATGTACTGCTGTCAATGTGGTGCCATCGTTCATTCTGCAAGAAGAAAGTTTTCCACTTTAGTTCCTCTGTAATGTCCATTACTAACAGGGCGCCTTTGATAAGAATCACGTGTACACCCAAAAAGACGTCGCCGCTGTTATCGATTACGCAAGGTTAAGAGGAATCCGGGTTGTCGTGGAATTCGACACTCCAGGTACGTCAAGTGAAACGAACGTAACCGACTTTCCACTCACTCCGCATCCTTCACGCTTCCAGGACACACTTTGTCGTGGGGGAAAGGGATGCCGCACCTCCTCACCCCGTGCTACAAGGAAGGGAAGCCCGACAACACTTTCGGCCCCATTGATCCTACAGTAAATTCTACTTACTCATTCCTTGGTGACTTCTTCGCCGAGGTAGCTACGGTGTTCCCTGACCAATATGTGCACCTTGGCGGAGACGAAGTGGACTTTAACTGCTGGTGAGATAATGTCCTCCAGTTTCGCTGAGAACATAGTGTCATGCATTCGTGTGCGTCCCAAACAGGAGGAGCAACCCACACGTCACAGAGTTCATGAAGCGTACAGGAATGGGAGACGACTTCAGTAAGCTCGAGGGATACTATATGAGCAGGTAAGATTGAGGACTGTAGCAGGATCTCTAGATGTAGGCCTATAGATGGAGGACTGTAGCAGGATCTCTAGATGTAGGCCTACAGCTGGAGGACTGTAGCAGGATCTCTAGATGTAGGCCTACACCTGGAGGACTGTAGCAGGATCTCTAGATGTAGGCCTATAGATGGAGGACTGTAGCGGGATCTTTAGATGTAGGCCAATAGATGGAGGACTGTAACAGGATCTGTAGATGTAGGCCTATACATGGAAGACAGTAGCAGCTCGCAGGATCTCTAGATGGAGGACGTAGCAGGACCTCTAGATGGAGGACTGTAGCAGGATCGCTTGATGGTGCACTGTAGTAGGATCTCTAGATGTCGGACTATAGATGGAGGACAGCTAGGAGCAACGACATCTATACACAGCATGCACCAGTATTTGCACGCATTGCGAGAATAACCTGCACCCGATGCATGACCAGAAGACTCATGCATGAAATCTCCAATGTAGTCCTCTTTTGCATGCAgcatagtaaaaaaaaaaaaaaaagttccaagTGAGTGGCGCATAAGTGCCAACATAGTATAAAAACGAAACCTTTCCAGCATGCGGTCTGCTTCGGAACTCATGCTCATCCTATTGATTCTGTTTGCAGAGTAATGGACATTGCACGAAAGCACAACAAGAGTTACATCATTTGGCAAGAAGTTGTAGACAATGGAGCGAAGGTACAGTGGACTTGAGTGTACCGAGGACAACTAATTTATCTATTATGTATTGCCAAATATGCTTACAGGTGGCTCCAGACACCGTGGTAAACGTCTGGAAAAACCCTTATCCTGTAGAGATGAGCGACATCACACTGAAGGGATTCCAAGCCATCTTGTCAGCTTGCTGGTACCTCAATGAGATATCCTACGGCCAGGACTGGCACGAATACTACTTCTGTGAGCCGTTCACCCTCCTAAGTAAGTTGACAAAGGCAATATAAGGCAGTGTGGTACGGTAAGCCAACCTGACGTGCGAAGTGCCAGTGGCACATGCAACACATCTTGGCGGATGTACCGATGATAAACAACGATGTCACAATAATGCGAAGTTGCGGAATTGCTATAGAGCACTTGGCCACTTTTATCTTGCAGCGAAGAAGCAACAAGAACTCGTCCTTGGTGGTGAGGCATGCATGTGGGGCGAATGGGTTGACGCCACAAATGTCATCAGTCGGAGCTGGTGAGACATTTTACCGTGGAAACCATACAGTTCGTAAAGAACTCTCCATCTTCAGGCCCAGAGCGTCAGCTGTGGCAGAAAGGTTGTGGAGCTCTGAGGACACTCGGGACATACAGAGCGCAACAGAAAGAATAGAGAGATTCAGATGCCTTATGATGAAGTAAGCGTCCATCATGGCATTGAAAGCTATGAGTATCACAATAAtaatgcatgcatgcatgcatgaaGCAAGAAAAATGCTTTTTACAGACGCGGTTACAACGTGGAACCTGTAGTCGGACCAGGGTACTGTCCCTGCGACATATTCATATGAGATGTCACAACGGTGGGCGGCCTCTCCCGAAGGTGGCTTGGTCAGTCTGCCGCACTATCAGCAACTGATTTTTGGTTCATCAAGCCTGTGGGACGACTGACATGGAAGTGGCACGGTACAATGAAGAGGAAGACTTTATAAAAATCAACAGTGACTTTCGAATTACTATTTCAGTCTGAGTAGAGTTGAACACGTGCAAGATGCTCCCTAAAAAAAGTACTCTCGTAGTATCCTTCACACCTCTAGGACCTTAGAGTAACAGCTGTATACAGACATTTAGATTTAGATATTCAACTTGGAAGTTACAGTACAACGAACCCCTTCCCAGTAATTTAAttgtaccttttttttcttcttcggaTAAATCTCACTTTTCACCAGATGGTCATTCTAACTAGCAATGCGCGGACGAGTCCCCGTTTACCTTGTAGCAGCAACGGAGGATGACGTGTAACTTTGTCGCGAGCTCTGGTGCTGCGTGATCATGAGCATTCATTCAGAGCCGGCGTGCCGAGTAAAGACGTTCTGCCGCTCATTCGACTTACAGGTCCTTGCACCAACAACATAAATAAACGTGACGTATGCCTGTTCTACTATTTTCTACGGCTGATGTCGCATACTGCAGCTATTGTGAGACCGAAACGAAGCTCATGGTCATCGTCAACTTCCGGCGGTCTCTACCTCGCGTCATATTCTGGTTTATATTGCTCATATCTTGCTTTTCTCCTGCTTCACAATATCATTTTATTGCGTGAGACGCGCATGACCAGCATAAAATCGGAGCACCGCCGGAACACATCGGAGCATCGAATGCGGTTATTCTTGAGCACGAATACAACATTACATTAACAGTTCATATTAGTGTAAATGATGTGAACTGAAAATCAAAACTAGGACTCCGGAGTGCCTTTAAAGTGACGACCCAGCATAAAATGGTTCCCTTTGTGGCTTTGACTCAGGCTTTCCTACGAGGGCAACCAGGGATCTCCCGGTGATCACAAGCTTACTGTCGTCGCTTTCCAGGGCACGTGCTTTTCTTGAGGCCCGTAGgatttctttccttctttcttttgcgGATGCCTTCTTGGTGCAAAGTGGAGCAATACTGCAAGAGAGAATACGTAACATAGGTCGTTCCACTTCTGCACTGTTCCTATATCGAATATGTTTGCCACAGCTTCATTACATAGAACATTGATGTACGCACTGGAAAAAGTCATCTCCTATTGTGACTTTGGTAAATCTAGAAGACCGTGTCTCGGGAAGAAGCGT
It encodes the following:
- the LOC135401414 gene encoding beta-hexosaminidase subunit alpha-like isoform X1, whose translation is MPSDRTMFPQFLFLTCMLFLPGTSFTAANHHSSQNYTFKGLEKSEQALPWPLPQKMVNDPTIMVLDPKDFEFVLTAHNCTVVQNAVERYKKRMFLQGCAGKGVNRPRRNAPQHDLDPARRLKQVEIQIIGGCEYTPYQEMSELYTIKVNTIDIPGRACIVSTNEWGALHALETLSQMVTPYGPNLFYVNSTMIMDYPRFPYRGFLLDTSRHFLPLDYIEKTLDLMAMNKMNVFHWHIVDDPSFPYESVRFPELSKKGAFDKNHVYTQKDVAAVIDYARLRGIRVVVEFDTPGHTLSWGKGMPHLLTPCYKEGKPDNTFGPIDPTVNSTYSFLGDFFAEVATVFPDQYVHLGGDEVDFNCWRSNPHVTEFMKRTGMGDDFSKLEGYYMSRVMDIARKHNKSYIIWQEVVDNGAKVAPDTVVNVWKNPYPVEMSDITLKGFQAILSACWYLNEISYGQDWHEYYFCEPFTLLTKKQQELVLGGEACMWGEWVDATNVISRSWPRASAVAERLWSSEDTRDIQSATERIERFRCLMMKRGYNVEPVVGPGYCPCDIFI
- the LOC135401414 gene encoding beta-hexosaminidase subunit alpha-like isoform X2, which translates into the protein MFPQFLFLTCMLFLPGTSFTAANHHSSQNYTFKGLEKSEQALPWPLPQKMVNDPTIMVLDPKDFEFVLTAHNCTVVQNAVERYKKRMFLQGCAGKGVNRPRRNAPQHDLDPARRLKQVEIQIIGGCEYTPYQEMSELYTIKVNTIDIPGRACIVSTNEWGALHALETLSQMVTPYGPNLFYVNSTMIMDYPRFPYRGFLLDTSRHFLPLDYIEKTLDLMAMNKMNVFHWHIVDDPSFPYESVRFPELSKKGAFDKNHVYTQKDVAAVIDYARLRGIRVVVEFDTPGHTLSWGKGMPHLLTPCYKEGKPDNTFGPIDPTVNSTYSFLGDFFAEVATVFPDQYVHLGGDEVDFNCWRSNPHVTEFMKRTGMGDDFSKLEGYYMSRVMDIARKHNKSYIIWQEVVDNGAKVAPDTVVNVWKNPYPVEMSDITLKGFQAILSACWYLNEISYGQDWHEYYFCEPFTLLTKKQQELVLGGEACMWGEWVDATNVISRSWPRASAVAERLWSSEDTRDIQSATERIERFRCLMMKRGYNVEPVVGPGYCPCDIFI